A region of the Vanrija pseudolonga chromosome 2, complete sequence genome:
AGGCCCAGAGGGCCAACACGTacccccagcagcagcagcagcccgccgcccagccgtatgccgccgcggtcgcgcccgcgccggaGCCCGAACCCGAAGGCCCCGTCGACATCAACACGGCCACTCGCGTCCGTGCGCTGTACACGTTCACGTctgaggaggtcggcgagctcaactttgagcgcggcgacatcATCAAGGTGCTCGACAGAGGGTTCCAGGAGTGGTGGCGCGGTGCATCCAACGGCAAGATCGGCATCTTTCCCGTCACCTacgtcgaggcgctgccAGAACCATCGTCTCGCGAGCTGCAGGAGGAGGCTCAACAGGAGGCCCGCGTGTTCGCGTCGCTCGGCCTGGTCGACCAGCTTCTCCAGACGCTCAAGGGCATCGACACGACACGCGGCGACAGGCTCGAGGACCGCCCCGAAGTCGAGGAGATGTACCAGGCCAGCGTCGACCTCCAGGGACAGATCAACGCGCTCATCAAAAAGTACTCTGACcagaaggccgagctcgagcacatGAATGCCAACTTTATCCGCGCCATGAGGCAGtacgaggagctcaagggtGTCCCTGCGGTTCCTGCCCAGGCTCGTAAGTGCTGAAATGTCTGTGTTGAACCGCGCTGACAAGCACCAGCGTACTACGCCCAGCAGGGGCCCCATGCCGACCCATATGctcagccgcagcagcagcctccgCCCCAGCATGACCCCtacgcccagcagcagcagcagcctcctACCGACCCATACTatgcccagcagcagcagcagggccagtatccccagcagcagccttaTGCGCCTCAGGCCGGCCAGCCCCCAGCACAGTCACCCCCAGTTGAGACGCCTCAGCAGCACGCGCACTActaccagcagcaccagggCAGCACGACTAGCCTGCAGCCCAACCCCACTGGTGCTCCGGGCTTCCCGACCGAGCCGCAGCGTCAGAACACCAACCctggtgccgccggcatTGGCGCTGGTTCGGACCCTGCTGCGGATCACGCGGCGGCATGGGAGGCCTACTACCGCCAGCAGGgccagcaggcgcagcagccgggTCAGCAGCCGGcaccccagcagcaggctccccagcagcagcagcctgggCAGGCGCCGCAACAATACCCGTTCccgcagcaggcagcggctgctggcgcgcaAGCTTACAGCCAGCCTGGATACCCCCAGCACGGAGGAGTGGATGGTGTGGCGGCCGGTGTGGGCCGCCTGAGTGTTGGCGGACAGCAGTAATGATGGGGGAGGGGCCTACTTGCCATGTATATGAGATGAATTTGACGTTTTAGCCATGGGGTGGTGGATCTGGCGAGGGGGTGCCTTGGCAAAGAATCAGTCCGGCCGACAGACGACGTTGATAGTGTTCAGGTGGTACCCCGTCTGCAACCGAACGACCGCCCgcatcgccgctgccgagcctCCGCTGccgacccgccgccgccgccactgccgacaaccaccactaccaccaccaccctgtTTCATTTCGGGTTTTTTTCAGCACACACGACAACAACGTTGTCCACAATCTTATCCATCCATCCTCGCATCCACCAGCCGAGTCGACTCGATACAGCCAGCAGCGACACTGCATCGCTACGTGCTACCAGCGAGCTCATAGCCCTCTACGAGCGGCGCCACCCCCGGCTCTCGACGGGCACTgccatctcgccgccgccagcgcgcacgacgcgaccCCCCTGCGTCGGCCGACACCGACAGCGATCGCCTGCGACTAGCACCACCAGCCACCAGCCATGAACACATACTACCTCTCCGAGGGGCTGTACCCGCAGTCGTTCAGCAACGGGACGTACTCGTCGCCTACGAGCAACACGAGCAGCCCGGCGACCGGCGCAGCGGGCACGGGCGTGGGCATCATGCCgtccgccgtcggcggggtgggcagcgccgcgctcgcccagcagcagaTGTTACAGCATGTGCatgcgcaggcggcggcacagcACCAGGCGGCCGTGCACCACGCGCAGATgcaggccgcggccgcgtccagcagcgccgccgcggctccGCCCCAGTctgcggctgccgcctcggcgccgccgctcaccgGCCCCCTCGTCCACCCACACCAGGACCTGAACGACTTTTTGGAGAGCTTCTGGACGCGCCAGatggacggcgtcgagcgcgagacgcCAGACTTCAAGACATACAACCTGCCGCTAGCGCGTATCAAGAAGGTGATGAAgagtgacgaggaggtcaagaTGATTTCggccgagggtgagtgtgACAGCACCGGCGCAGCCGGTGTTCGATCAGCAGAGGCTAacacgccccagcccccaTAATGTTCTCCAAGGCCTGCGAGATCTTCATCTCGGAGCTGACGTGCCGCGCGTGGCTCGTGGCAGAGGGGCACAAGCGGCGGACACTGCAAAAGTCGGacgtggcggccgcgatTGCCTTCAGCGACGTGTTCGACTTTTTGATCGACATTgtgccgcgcgacggcgaggaggcggccgctggagcggcaccggccgcgccggctgaggccgcggccgacggcgaggcggcgccgcagggcggtgcgggcgacgagtgggcgcccgacgccgagtacgccgacgacgctggcggcgacgtgtacgactacgacgacggcgaggggcgcgatggcgaggcGCTGTACTCTGAGTATGtgcagggcgagggcgaggcgttTGGATAAGCGGCGGGCAggtgggcgagcgggcgagcgggcgaggtgagCGTGATGAGAGAGGGGGATTAGGCCACGGCGACACCGACCACACCATGTAGACCACACCGCACATGCATAGGGGTCATTTAGAGAACAGCGGGGGTGCTGCAGATGATGCGGGGCCGACGGTAACGAGTACAGACCcacacctcggccgcctcgctcaATACACACACACTACGGCCCTAGCGACCCCAGCCTGCCAACGGCTCACCCGCCGCCTTCTCCACATTCTTCAGCAACCTCGCGCGCTTCTGCtccctcgtcaacctcggctcgtcgtcagctgcagcgcggcggccgcgcacTGGCGCCTCGTCTTCGCTGTCGCTCTCTTCGCCCTCGAACACGATGCCCACGATGAACTCGGCCGCGGCCTTCTCAGAgaactcggcctcgcggctgCCCCAGCGCCACTCGATCTTCGAGGGTTCAGCTGGGCCCGCTGTGCTCCGCGTGACGACCTGCGTGTGTGAGCGGGTGCGGTTGAACATCTGCAAACCCACCTTCTCGAGGTAGTTGAGCTTGGTCAGCAGCTCGAGGTACTTGTCCAGCGTGAGCGGCGGCTCCTTGCTGTCTTCCGAGTGGTAGGGCAGCACAGTGTCGCGCGTGAGATtcaggcggcggaggtacGCGTGCAGTTCGTCTGTCGTCAGCGGCGCACGTGGGCCAAAACCCACTGTCTTCAATCTTGCGGTTCCGCACCAGGATGAGCGCGAGAATGACCGTCCgcacgccgagaaggccgacaTGCCCCACGCCCGTGCCGTCGCCCTTATCCCACCGGAGCAGCGCACCAGAGTCCTCCTGTAGCTCGGCCGTCTGCTGCTCATCCACCTCATCGGGCAGCGGCAGAGGCTCGGGGTTCGACATGCCCGCGAGCAGGCCTGGCGCGAGGGTCGACCGCAGGATCCACATGTTGGTGCCTATTGTTGTCAGCAGTGGCGCAAAGTCATTGACTCACGCTTCCTCGACTGCGTCTGAGTCTGTCCTTGTGTCTGCGCGCCGTCTTcatccacctcgtcctcgtcctcttccccctcgccctcccgaGCCCGCCCCTTGCCCTTCCTCCGCTGCGTCTGCGTCTGCGCTTGTGTCTGCGCCTGtgtcgcctcgtcctccccgtcgCCCTTGCGCTTTGGACGCAGTTCGTACAGCTCCATGCCGAATGTGGAGCGTAGAAGTGCCTGGGCCTCCTGTAGCGCAGGCTGGAATGCGCGCGGGTTGTTAGGCATCACTGGTTGTCAGCTGGCATAAGGAAGCAGGAAGCTCACCAGTCTTGACGATCACCTCGCGACgcagcggctggcggcggtaCTCTGAGAACAGGGCCAGACGGACTATCTGCGCTCCGAGCGCCTTGTGCTCCTGCGTTGTGTCAGCAGAGGTCACACAAGGTGCACATGAAGCTGCTCACCGCCGAGTTACCGTTcccagctgctgcctgctgacggtcgtcgtcttcctcgcccgAGCTCTCGGTCGCTTGCCGCCTCTCAGACACGCGGGGGCGCTGAGACTGCGACTGTGATGgctgacctcgtcgagggggCATGGTGTACGATGGTAGGAAGTGTGAGTATCCAACGTCAAGGTCGAGTTCTCGTCTCGTCTTGGTTTCGCAACAACAAACGGGCCCAAAGGAGCACCCTCAACGCGCCAGGCGCGTACCAGGAGACGCGCCTAGGAATTTTACGTAACCCCCACGTGTGACGCACGCGTCAACAAATCACCCACGACGTCGTTTGCGCGAACCCTCGGTGAGATTGACGTCGTCGAAACGAAACTTCTGGGGGAAGACGGCACCTCATCGCACCTTGTCCCACTCGTCCGTCCCACGGCTCAACGGCGACACGCACGCAATGGCTCTCCCGGGTACAGAGACGATCCGCTTCCGCCGGCCCACGGCGGGGCCCAATGCCGTCGCGCAGAAGAGCGACGAGCCCAAGAAGGACCAGTTTGGCGACCTTGCGCCGACGGGCTGGAAGCGGAGGCACCAGGGCCTGCTGCAGGACCAGGTTGGCCGGTGAGtgcggccgtggtggtggcgagcggcgtggtggtggcgagaaAGCCTTGCTTGGTCGTATGCTTGCCTGGTGTGCTGCTCGACTGGCATGCGgtcaacctcggcgccagcgcacCTACTTGCCACGCTGACTGTTTACCTGCTGACTCCTCCAGCCAGCAGCGTGGACCCACCGTCCCCTCCTTCTCGTTCGCGTTCCGCATCCTGCTCCTCATGAGGACCGCGGGCGCGATGTACGCCGTCATTGCAGACTGTGACGAGGGTAGGTGTCCTGCCTGAGTTTGCGCTCACTTCCCAGTGTTCAACTTCTTCGAGCCTCTGCACTACTTTGTCCACAACGCCGGCTTCCAGACCTGGGAGCTGTCGCCCGAGTTCGCGGTGCGCAGCTGGGCCTACCTTCTTTTCCACTGGCCTCTGGCCACCTTCGGTCCTTACATCCTCGGTCTCGGCAAGGTGAGGTTTGTATCGCGGACAGTGCTGACCTCTCAGCGTCAGCAGTTCTTCGCGCTCcgcttcttcctcggcgcgatCAGCGCGTTGGTGGAGGCCAGGTTCTACCGCGCTGTTGTTGACGCTGTCAACGAGCGTGTGGGCCGCTACCTTCTCTTCGCTCTGCTCTTCAGCGCTGGCATGTGGACCGCCAGTGTTGGTGAGTGTTGGCGCGCGATGAAGTAGAGACAACACTAACGCCGCAGCCTTCCTCCCCTCGTCATTCGCCATGTACGCGACTGCGCTGGCTGCCTCCGAGTGGTTCCACCCAGCCACCTCGACCCGAATTGGCGTGAACCGTGCGTTCCGTGCCACGCTCTTCACTGCCATCGGCGCCATTGTTGGCTGGCCGTTTGcggctgccctcggcgttcCCTGCGTCCTCGAGTACGCCCTCCTGGCCGCCGGTGAGACCGTCCTCCCCAAGGATCGCCTCAGCTGGGGAAGCAAGCGTCTCTCTACCCTCGTTGGCGCCATTGTTGTGTCTGCCGCCGTGGCGGTGAGTCACCTTTGCCCGTAGTCGACGCGTGCTGACCCTTGATACAGATCCCAGtggtcctcgtcgactcgtGGGCTTACGGCAGGTTCACGTTCCCTACGCTCAACATTATCTTCTACAACCTGTTCTCGAGCAACGGCCCCGACCTCTACGGTACCGAGCCCGCTTCGTACTACTTCCTCAACCTCTTCCTCAACTTCAACTTCTTCACCCCTCTCGCTCTCCTCTCGCTCCCTGCCTTGTTTGTCACCTACAACGTCGACTTCCGTCGCCTCGGCAAGACCCAGCTCAAGcccaaggagggcgagacgaGCCCTTACATCCTCCTTGCGGTCCGCCTGTCCCCGTTCTACCTTTGGCTCGCGATCCTCACTCTCCAGAGCCACAAGGAGGAGCGCTTCATGTACCCTGCGTACCCTCTCCTCGTCTTCAACGCCGCGGTCACCGTCTTCCTTGCCAAGGGCTGGCTGGAGACTGCCTTTGTCAAGATCACCAAGTCGCCGTACAGGGTAGGTGTGGAATGTGTGAGCTGACAGCTAACCCGTCCAGGCTGGCCAGACCAACCTCTTCTCGCAGTTCTCCTTCCTGGCCATCATCATCCCCTCGATTATCTCGATCGGACGCATCTTTGCTCTCTTCCAGTTCTACCACGCGCCTttcgacgtcgccgcccactTCCAGTACACCACTATCCCCAACATTCTCTCGGGTATGGGCTACCTCCCCATTCCTCCTCCCAAGGGTGTCAAGCCCAGGGAGGACCACGTTCACGAGTGGGACTTCTCGCCTCTCGCTGAGCTCGAGAACCCGATCACCGTGTGCTTTGGCTCGGAGTGGCACCGCTTCCCCTCGAGCTACCTCTTCCCTGAGGGCGTTGAGCTTCGCTGGATCAAGAGCGAGTTTGACGGTATGATGCCCCGTCCTTGGGACAAGAGCGAGGCTGTTGGTCTCTGGCCCCGCGCCGAGACTCGCGTCACGCACGTCGGTCGCTTCAACGGCGCCAACAAGGCCTCGGCCGTGCCCGGTACCTACGTCCCCATCGAGCAGTGCACGCACCTCGTCACCCTGTCGCTCCCTTCGCAGACCCCAACTGCGCTCGAGCCCGACTACAGCCTCGATGAGGAGCACTGGGACCGCGAGTACTGCACCACGTTCCTCGACGGTGCCAGCTCCAAGTGGTGGTCGCGCCTCATCTGGCTCCCTGCCAGCATTGGCGACAGTGGCCGTGTCTACGGCGACTACTGCCTCCTCCGTCGCAAGTAAGCTCTGCGCCGTTGATTTAGCTTCTGCGCAAAATAACTAGGCCTCTACTTGAGTGTTCTGCCTACTAGAGAGCACCCTATATAGAGTGCATCCACATCGCACACCCGCATCTCCCTGCATCCAATGCAATGCATCGATTGATCTTGCCGTGGTCGTGTGGTGGTCGAGACAGCAGATTGATATGTAGAAGCGGGGACCCCAGACTGATCAGTGGCCACGGGATCAAAAGTACTGATATTTTTGCGGAAGTTGAGTTGCAGTGAGTGACTGACATCTTTGAAGCAACGAGCGAGCGATTGTAGACGTTTACCATCACAAAAAGCATCACCACCAACATGTCGATGCTCAGGACTGTGTGAGTCGCCGTGGGCCGCCGTAAGAGACAAGCAGCGCTGACGCAagaccctcctcgccgccgtgccccgccATTCTCCTGCCGACCTGCCCTCTGCCCTCGTGACCTCACCCCCAACAGCAAGCCCAAAAACGCCCGCGTCAAGCgtgcgctcgaggagcgcgaggccaagctcgtcgagaacgAGAAGACTGCTATCTTTGTGCGCGGTGCCAACACGTCTGAGCGTGTGCGCGACGCCATGAAGGACCTTGTGGGTGTCTCCTTCACCAAGACCACCAACCCACTAACCAAACCCCCCCAGTACTCGCTCAAGCGCCCGCACGCCGTCAACTTCTCCAAGAAGAACTCGATCCACCCGTTCGaggacgcgtcgtcgctcgagtTCTTCGGCTCCAAGAACGACGCCTCGCTCTTCGTCACGGGCCTGCACTCGAAGAAGCGCCCGCACGACCTCGTCTTCTCGCGCACCTTTGACGGCAAGGTGCTCGACCAGATCGAGGTCGGCATCGACGGCTTCCGCTCCATGGCCGAGTTTGACACGCCCAAGGCCTCGGTCGGCACGCGCCCGCTCATGACGTTCCACTCGGACCTGTTCGACACGCACCCGTCGTACACGCAGCTCAAGTCGTACCTGCTCGACTTTTACCAGGGCCACCACGAGACGGGCATCCCGCTCATGGACGTCGAGTGGGTCATCAGCGTCACTGCTGGCCcgctcgccggcgagctcgacgcgcccggCACCGCCCTCCCGGCCGTCCACGTCCGCGCCTACACCATCAAGCTGCTctcgtcgggctcgcgcaTCCCCCGCGTCCAGCTCACCGAGATGGGCCCCTCGCTCGACCTGTCCatccgccgcgtcgccgagcccgacgccgacatgctcaaggccgccaacAAGCGCCCCAAGCTCGCAAAGAAGGACATGGACTCGGGCctcggcaagaagaagaagaacatCGAGACCGACGACATGGGAGACAAGGTCGGCCGCATCCACCTGGGCAAGCAGGACCTGTCAAAGCTCCAGAGCCGCAAGATGAAGAGTCTCAAGGTCGGCCGCAAGGtccgtgccgccgaggctgctgccGGTGCGGGAGACGACggcatggacgaggacgacgagtagaGGACCCATCTAGACTAGTGTTGTACGATATGAGTAGAGTGGTCGGGCCGCTGTTACGACAGCTTTCATGCACACATTGCTCGATACGGAAACGCAACCCAGTCACTCTCTCACGTTGTTACAAGTAGATATAATAAACCACGTCAGACTGGAACTTTGTATACCAAGGCCAGAGAATCAACCCGTCATTCACGGCCGCAGTTGGCGAGTGTCGTGCGCGCACACTCTCAACGCTGGTCGGGGGGCAGACAAGTCTTGTAGACGGGTTTGGGGTGGTCGCATATAATGGGCGTCGGGTTCCGCAATCACTGGGGAAtctcctcccactcctcgCCGAACGTGTTCTCTGATGCGTACAGGATGTACAGGAAGCCTGTGATGCGTCAGTGTGTGTACGCCAAGGTCATCGGGCAATGCTAACCGTCCTCATCCCTGGTGGCGTCAGCGCTATTCACGGGCAAACGGGGTGAGCACTGAGCACACTCACTTGTGCTCCTCGTAGATGGCGCTCATCAGAGCAGCGGTTGGTGGGAGAATGTCGTCGACAAAGATGAAGATGGCCTTCTCGGGCGACAGCTTGATACGCTTGCTGATGGGGTTAGCCCGCTGTACGTGGGCATCGCTCGAGAGGCGCCGCAACTCACCGAATGACGTAGACGAACTGGCCAACCGTGAGGTCCTTCTTGGGTTAGCCGAGCACACTTTcgtcgcgcgagcgagtCCACTGCACGCGTGCGCGCCTCGCGAGTCACTCACAGCGGGCACCAGGTACTTCTTCTTGTCAATGGTGGGGATGTCGCTCttctcgaccttctcgcAGATCACCTGATGTGGTCAGCTGGCTGCTCAACCTAGCACCTCAACCAGCCCACTCACGGGAATTCGGTCAGAGTACTTCTGACGGAtacgctcggcctcggccttgcgcttgtcTGTGTTGGACATCCATTGACGGCGCCAGGGAGGGTTCCACGCGGGACGGGGCGTAAGGGGCGGCAGTTGGCGGGGAgagacggcggcggatgGACGGAAAGCGCGCACACGGAGGGCAAAGGGCAAGCAGTGGCGCGTATGCCGCAGCAGAAGAGTCAATAGCAACAGCGTCgtggagcggagcgagcaggAGGTGGACAGTCGCGACGAAAGGGAAGGATCAAGTCAGCAAACATGTACCAGCGCACGCACACGTCATGGCTCGGCACTCACCGAAGGGGTGCTCATCCTTGAACTTGGAGCGGACCATTGTGTGTTGTCGTACGGGTGGTGTAGTGCTGCTGAGGGGGAAGCCGGGCGAGTGGTAGTTGTTGCGGTGGCAACAAGTGATGAAGCAACAAGCAAGGCGGTGAGTTGACGTCGAGTTGGGGGGGatgtggtggtgagtgggcgcgcgcgcggcggcggcgacgggagTAGATGTCCAGTGCGTTGGTTGTTGCAGTTCAGGCCAGGGGTAGTCGGGGTGGTTCAGGATAACGAgtaacggcggcggcggggtggcgtGTCAGCATGCACTGGGCCTTTGGGATGTGCGAGTGCTCGAGCTCACAGTGTTGGGGGTTGAAAAGGCGAGGTTGGGTGACTCTTTGCAAAGTGTTTATAGTCGTTGAGAGAGAAAGAGGATCAGAATCGAGGTGCGCCTGTTGAATTAGgggggggcagcggcggcggcggttgcgTTGGTGTCCCGTGCTACTCGCTCCTGGCCGGGCGGGGTTCCATCGCTGACGCCTGTTGTTATCGTCACCGCACAACCAAATGATGGGTGGCAAATACTCCCGCTCTCAACACAACCCAACGCGTCGTCACTGGGGGCATTGGTGGCGACTaaatttgatcccgccaGCATTGTTGGTGGCACACACACCATTGTACACTGACTGATGACAACGAGGGCACGAGtgacaaggacaaggcgctcgagtcAATCAAGTCGAGCAAAAACGGAGGGGCGATGACAGACGTGTTGATTGAGTCAGTGGCCGCACCGTTGTCATGTGCCCCGCCCCACTGGTCACTGCGGATCCGACCAGGTCGAACGGGGAACAAGACCgtcgtgggtggggtgtcaccaccaccccctcggCCCGACTCGGTACACTTACATGGCAGTGCTACGGTGCCATACCTGTCCTTACATTGTCTAGAACTGTCCCCAGTCTTTGGAACGCGCGTCTCATTGCAGCGCGGCACACATGGACAAAGGAGGACGATTTGGTCCCGCTCTCCCACGTGGCGCGGAGACCCCGCATCGTCAAGATTTCCGCCAACAACTGAAAGATGAAGGCATGAACCAGTGCTGTTGTCAACATCAACCATGGCCATGCCGACAGTTAAAAAGGCCAAGAAGACCGCAGCGGTGCCAGTGAAGTGAGTGAAGGCACGTCCATTAGAGCTGCTATCTGACCTCCGCAGGCCCTCCAAACCCGCGGCCAAGGCTACAAACAAGAAGGCAGTGACCaagcctcctcctcgcagCAACCGCGCGCCTGAGAGCAGCGATGATGACAGCGGTGACGACagcgatgaggacgacgatgtcGATGATAAAGCGGCTATGCtagccgccctcgaggcccaCGGACGCGCAATGTTCGGGTTCGGCGTCGCCGCACCGGCTGAGAGCAGCTCGCAGGCTGCGAAGCGTGCTCAGCAGAGcagcgatgaggaggaggacagcgacgaaGAAGGTGGTGCctgggaggacgaggaagacgatgaGGTGGATGAGTTCGACGACGGATGGGGTGCCGGCGACGATTTTGTGACagacagcgaggacgagtttgcGACGAGCTGTGAGTGCTGTCCAGCCTGTTGGGTACAGCACTGACGCCTACAGCTAAggccactgctgctgccccacCTGCGCCGGTCACCAAGCGCGTCCCCGAGGTCGTGTTCGCCCCAACCGGGTCCACATCATCGACACTGATATCCAAGGCCGAGAAACGCGCCTTCCTCAACGGCAGCAGTGCCAAGATGATGggcctcaagcccgaggacgacggctACGTGGGGCGTGGCAAGAAGCGTGCACGTGaagtggacgaggaggacattgAGGACCAGTACGTGGTGTGCACAGGCGGCCAACTCACACGCCCGCAGGTCCAacctccgcctcgacaagACGCTGCACGACATGCTGCTCAAGACGCTCCTTCCCACAGCGGCATCGGACGAAGCCTCGCGGCCAGTGGAGAAGCGGAACGCCATGTCGGGGCgactgctcgagctcgcgtcgTACTCGCTACCAGGGGAGGGCACGTCACAGGCCAAGGCAGGCGGCATGTCGCAGcacccggcggcggtgcgcacGGGTCTCATccacgcgcagcagcggcgggcggagaaggcacgcgccgaggccgaggccgccggctcgTGGGTCAAGGGtgccggcgggctcggcgacctcggcaagcgTGGCGCTGGCCAGCGCGCGtccggcggcaaggccgagatcCGCACGTGGGGCAAGGAGacgggcaagaagaagggcatGTCGGGCACCAAGAACGAGCGCTCAAAGGGCCTGTCGATGGGCTTTGGCAAgtacgagcgcggcgcgctgcgtgTCAGCGAGGCGGACATCGCGCGGGTCAACAACCCGAAGAAGAGCACcgggaagaagaagggcaaggggaAGATGAGCGGGTGGTAGCCGAgggccgagcgcagcgaggcgcgaggcctGTGGCAGGGTCGTGGCATTGTAGATGGGATGGATACTGCATCGTTGCACGAGTCGTCAGTCGTTGGCGGATGTCACCACGATGCGCGGGCCATGACAGTGATAGGAACACGACTCTATGCATAATGGAAGCTAAACCCGTGCGCGACGCACTGAGTGGACACGCTGCTAGTCTAGCCCTGCCTGCCTACTTGGCCAGGAGGTGGggcagcgacgcgagcgcgtcgacgatgagctggtggtcgtcgagctggggcAGGCCAGACACGACAATGGCGCCGATGGGCCCCGAGTCGTTGTTGGCGAGGTAGATGGGGAAGCCTGGGCCGCCGTCAGCGGAGCACGCCACACGTCCATCGGATGCACGCCACttaccaccaccatggcACGCATACTCGGGAAAGTGCAGCcccttggcctcgggcgtGCGGCCCTGCGCGGCGAACTCGCGCCCCTTCCGCAGCGAGGACACGCCGAAGCGGCGCACAAcgttgagcttggcggcagccCATGCcctgggtgtggtgtgagcgcTGGTCGACCGGGGCGTGTGTGGgcgggcagctcgacgtTGTCTGCCCCCCACGACGCAGTgggctcgctccgctcgccccCTGTGTTCCCCACTCACCAGTTATCAGGCCCGACAACAGGCGGCGCGCCAACAACAGCCGAGAACAGCCTGTGGCCGGTAAACAGCTCGATGGAGATGATCACGCCCTGGTCGCccacgcggcgctcgaggaacGCGGCGCGGATCGCGCTCCCCACCTCCCatgcggcgtcggccgagaaggtgctgaagcgcgccgcggattcctgctgcgcggcgaggtcgcggatcgcgggcgagtcggcgtcggtgacggCGTAGGCTGTTACTTTTGGGAGGGTGCCGAGggacattgtgtgtgtgtgtgtggtgtgggtggtgcagAGCAGAACACGCTCGAAGTCGACCAGCTCTGATATTTGCACTACTGCTCGACGTGAGTGCGCAGTTACCGCCGG
Encoded here:
- the ATG8 gene encoding Autophagy-related protein 8; its protein translation is MVRSKFKDEHPFDKRKAEAERIRQKYSDRIPVICEKVEKSDIPTIDKKKYLVPADLTVGQFVYVIRKRIKLSPEKAIFIFVDDILPPTAALMSAIYEEHKLPVHPNTFGEEWEEIPQ
- the Smed_2872 gene encoding UPF0303 protein: MSLGTLPKVTAYAVTDADSPAIRDLAAQQESAARFSTFSADAAWEVGSAIRAAFLERRVGDQGVIISIELFTGHRLFSAVVGAPPVVGPDNWAWAAAKLNVVRRFGVSSLRKGREFAAQGRTPEAKGLHFPEYACHGGGFPIYLANNDSGPIGAIVVSGLPQLDDHQLIVDALASLPHLLAK
- the HSE1 gene encoding Class E vacuolar protein-sorting machinery protein HSE1 gives rise to the protein MTTMFSAAANPYDEIVTKATDENLASEDWDINLQVCDKVTEEGTTGARNAIAALTKRLAHRNPNVQIYALELTNTLAQNCGQPLLEEMSSRTWTGALSRLVNDRATVQPVQRKALKYIKEWARQFEEKGDPNLGLMGELYDQLRAKNFTFDDSEPVPENQDEVRRRREEEELARVIELSKQDVRGAAGRPYQPSQPGVGSSAAAAAAAPPEPVPQPQQHQQHWGAPAPAAAPHSPSQAQRANTYPQQQQQPAAQPYAAAVAPAPEPEPEGPVDINTATRVRALYTFTSEEVGELNFERGDIIKVLDRGFQEWWRGASNGKIGIFPVTYVEALPEPSSRELQEEAQQEARVFASLGLVDQLLQTLKGIDTTRGDRLEDRPEVEEMYQASVDLQGQINALIKKYSDQKAELEHMNANFIRAMRQYEELKGVPAVPAQAPYYAQQGPHADPYAQPQQQPPPQHDPYAQQQQQPPTDPYYAQQQQQGQYPQQQPYAPQAGQPPAQSPPVETPQQHAHYYQQHQGSTTSLQPNPTGAPGFPTEPQRQNTNPGAAGIGAGSDPAADHAAAWEAYYRQQGQQAQQPGQQPAPQQQAPQQQQPGQAPQQYPFPQQAAAAGAQAYSQPGYPQHGGVDGVAAGVGRLSVGGQQ
- the SPAC926.08c gene encoding Ribosome production factor 2, which codes for MSMLRTVKPKNARVKRALEEREAKLVENEKTAIFVRGANTSERVRDAMKDLYSLKRPHAVNFSKKNSIHPFEDASSLEFFGSKNDASLFVTGLHSKKRPHDLVFSRTFDGKVLDQIEVGIDGFRSMAEFDTPKASVGTRPLMTFHSDLFDTHPSYTQLKSYLLDFYQGHHETGIPLMDVEWVISVTAGPLAGELDAPGTALPAVHVRAYTIKLLSSGSRIPRVQLTEMGPSLDLSIRRVAEPDADMLKAANKRPKLAKKDMDSGLGKKKKNIETDDMGDKVGRIHLGKQDLSKLQSRKMKSLKVGRKVRAAEAAAGAGDDGMDEDDE
- the Alg9 gene encoding Alpha-1,2-mannosyltransferase ALG9, with the protein product MALPGTETIRFRRPTAGPNAVAQKSDEPKKDQFGDLAPTGWKRRHQGLLQDQVGRQQRGPTVPSFSFAFRILLLMRTAGAMYAVIADCDEVFNFFEPLHYFVHNAGFQTWELSPEFAVRSWAYLLFHWPLATFGPYILGLGKRQQFFALRFFLGAISALVEARFYRAVVDAVNERVGRYLLFALLFSAGMWTASVAFLPSSFAMYATALAASEWFHPATSTRIGVNRAFRATLFTAIGAIVGWPFAAALGVPCVLEYALLAAGETVLPKDRLSWGSKRLSTLVGAIVVSAAVAIPVVLVDSWAYGRFTFPTLNIIFYNLFSSNGPDLYGTEPASYYFLNLFLNFNFFTPLALLSLPALFVTYNVDFRRLGKTQLKPKEGETSPYILLAVRLSPFYLWLAILTLQSHKEERFMYPAYPLLVFNAAVTVFLAKGWLETAFVKITKSPYRAGQTNLFSQFSFLAIIIPSIISIGRIFALFQFYHAPFDVAAHFQYTTIPNILSGMGYLPIPPPKGVKPREDHVHEWDFSPLAELENPITVCFGSEWHRFPSSYLFPEGVELRWIKSEFDGMMPRPWDKSEAVGLWPRAETRVTHVGRFNGANKASAVPGTYVPIEQCTHLVTLSLPSQTPTALEPDYSLDEEHWDREYCTTFLDGASSKWWSRLIWLPASIGDSGRVYGDYCLLRRK
- the NFYC2 gene encoding Nuclear transcription factor Y subunit C-2 is translated as MNTYYLSEGLYPQSFSNGTYSSPTSNTSSPATGAAGTGVGIMPSAVGGVGSAALAQQQMLQHVHAQAAAQHQAAVHHAQMQAAAASSSAAAAPPQSAAAASAPPLTGPLVHPHQDLNDFLESFWTRQMDGVERETPDFKTYNLPLARIKKVMKSDEEVKMISAEAPIMFSKACEIFISELTCRAWLVAEGHKRRTLQKSDVAAAIAFSDVFDFLIDIVPRDGEEAAAGAAPAAPAEAAADGEAAPQGGAGDEWAPDAEYADDAGGDVYDYDDGEGRDGEALYSEYVQGEGEAFG